CGCCGTCGACCACACCGTCTACGACCACGACATCCCCGACGAGCACGTCACCCGCCCCCACCGAGAAGAGCCTGGATCCACACGGCGGTAACCTGTTCACCCCTCCGGTCCATGCGACGCCTGCTCCCAATATCCAGGGCGGCCAGCACCCCGGGATCAACGGCATCCCCTGAGGGATCCCGTCCACCGGTAACGATCCCAGGGACCGTCCGTCCCCGACGACTGTCGGTTCGACCGGCGCCGCGACGGGTTTGGCGCCTCGCGCGATCGAGATCGCTCATCACCGCGATTGGCGACACGGTTGCCTCCGCGGGCACCGGTCCGGCATAACGGAGTGATCGCCTTCCGCTCCACGGCGATTGGGCTTGTCCCCCGTCCTGCCGACATCGACAGCGCCACCTGCAGATACGGGCCGCGGCACAAAGGATGTCGGCGAAACCACACGGGCTCGTTAACCGCGAACAGCGAATGAAGGGCGTGCGTTCATGACACTGGAAAGCAGCCGACGCGGGTGGTTGGGATTCCCACGCCTCAAGCGAAGCAACGACATCGAGCCTCGCGATGACTTGCAGATACCGAATCGCTTTCTCGGCGTGGTGGACCTGGCGGGGCAACGGCTCCAGACCGCCCATCCGATTGCGGCGTGGAAGTACCGGTCCGGCGGATCCGTCGACGACCCCGAACGCGAACAGCAGGTGATCGCGTCGGTCACGGAGCGGGCCGTCGCGCGCGATGTAGAGCCCGGGTATGTAGCCGATGTCTTCCGGGATCAGATCGACGCGAATGTCGCACTCCAGCATGCCCTGTTCGCGCGCTGGCGACTGGACGACTGCGAGCCGGCTGATTGCGACGGCGGCCTACCCGTGTGGCGGAACATCGTCGACACTGTGAACCGAGCCATGCTCGATCAGGTCGTTCGGAACTGGGACAGACTGCAGTGCAATAGCTTTCGGCATGAGATAGACGAGGCGCTGGGCATCGTCGGCCGGGCGCGCGGACTTGATTCTATCCAAGTGGTCGCGTTGACCTACGCCACCCGGAGATACTGCCGAACCAGCGTGTGAGCTTGTGATCCGGGAGTGCGCCGGAGGGCTCCGAGCTTTGGGGCGTGACGGTGACCGTGAATCATTCGGCGAGAGAACGATTCACATTCTCGTCATCAGTCGACGTTCACCCGGCCCCAAGGCACCCTGGGCCGTGGCGAACGTTCCCGCTACCCAACGGCCGGCGCGCTCCCGCAGCTCACCGCAGC
The Mycolicibacterium arabiense genome window above contains:
- the aroQ gene encoding gamma subclass chorismate mutase AroQ — encoded protein: MTLESSRRGWLGFPRLKRSNDIEPRDDLQIPNRFLGVVDLAGQRLQTAHPIAAWKYRSGGSVDDPEREQQVIASVTERAVARDVEPGYVADVFRDQIDANVALQHALFARWRLDDCEPADCDGGLPVWRNIVDTVNRAMLDQVVRNWDRLQCNSFRHEIDEALGIVGRARGLDSIQVVALTYATRRYCRTSV